CCACATCTGAAAGAACTGTATGGCAAATACAAAGACAAAGGCTTTGAGATCATCGGCATTTCAGACGACGATTCCAATCATGCTGCCTGGAAGAAAGCGGTGGAACAGGACGGCATCGGTATCTGGCGTCATGTGCTGCGTGGCCTCGACTGGGAAAAAAGGAAGAAAAACCTGCCTAATCCCGAAGATGTCAGCGATGACTACGGCATCCATTCCCTGCCCACCAAAATCCTCATTGACCCGCAGGGCATGATCATTGGCCGCTATGGCGGTGGCGGCGAAGATGACGACGCCATGAACAAAAAGCTGAAAGAGCTATTTGGCGCATAACCCCAAAAGCCTTGTGAACGCATCGTTTACAAGGCTTTTTTAATTCCGCATTCGGAAGTATATTTGGCTATGGACACTCATACACACGATCAGCGTATCGCTAAAATGACTTTCGCTTCTGTCTATCCTTTGTTACTCGCAAAGGTGGAACGGAAGGGCAGAACAAAAGAAGAGCTGCATCAGGTGATCACGTGGCTGACAGGCTTCGATGATAAGCAGCTGGACAAACTGATAAAGGAAAAAGTCACTTATGAAACCTTCTTCCAGCGTGCATCGCTGAATCCCAACGCCGGCCTCATTACCGGCGTCATCTGCGGTTACAGGG
This sequence is a window from Chitinophaga varians. Protein-coding genes within it:
- a CDS encoding DUF2200 domain-containing protein, which encodes MDTHTHDQRIAKMTFASVYPLLLAKVERKGRTKEELHQVITWLTGFDDKQLDKLIKEKVTYETFFQRASLNPNAGLITGVICGYRVEDIENPLTQQVRYLDKLVDELAKGRKMEKILRG